A region from the Antennarius striatus isolate MH-2024 chromosome 24, ASM4005453v1, whole genome shotgun sequence genome encodes:
- the f7i gene encoding coagulation factor VIIi codes for MLLRSCYAVWILLSGLSAAAVFVQRPEANAVLQRWRRANSGYFEELKQGNLERECIEEICNYEEAREVFEDDDLTRQFWTTYDRYDPCSDNPCRNNGSCAQMGRSFHCFCPEGYLGERCELLLEDQLKCLYLNGHCQHFCDGSGQHRKCSCADGYELGANGKQCLPRVAYPCGKVAPEETGMNQSMSGQTRLVGASHCPEGECPWQVLVQLHGQSHCGGVLISPEWVVTAAHCVHGQQAQDLTVVAGEYNLDVEEGTEQRILVSSLTAHEGYIPETGDSDVALLHLSRPITLNRHAIPVCLPTKDLAMRELLPIRFHTVSGWGKRTSGGNEDHDALQTVRVSPILRRFSVPIHPNSLCSQRSRFNFTDNMLCAGYLDGHQQSCHGDDGSPLVTVYGSTHFLTGVVGWGKGCPQPGYYGVYNNMGKFVDWVKNAMATAGQKPTVEGAVGAFDMLGQKVLQ; via the exons ATGTTGCTGAGGAGCTGCTACGCTGTCTGGATTCTGCTTTCAGGCCTCTCTGcagctgcag tgtttgtccagaGGCCCGAGGCGAACGCCGTGCTGCAGCGATGGCGGAGAGCGAACAGCGGCTACTTTGAGGAGTTGAAACAAGGAAACCTGGAGAGGGAATGCATCGAAGAGATCTGTAACTACGAGGAGGCCCGGGAAGTGTTCGAGGACGACGACCTGACG AGGCAATTCTGGACAACATATGACC GTTATGACCCCTGCTCAGACAACCCCTGTCGTAACAACGGGAGCTGTGCTCAAATGGGGAGATCCTTCCATTGTTTCTGTCCTGAGGGTTATCTCGGAGAACGCTGCGAGCTAC TGTTAGAAGACCAACTGAAGTGTTTGTACCTGAATGGACATTGTCAGCATTTCTGTGACGGCTCAGGACAACATCGTAAATGTTCCTGCGCTGATGGATATGAACTGGGAGCCAATGGGAAACAGTGTCTTCCTCGGG TGGCGTATCCATGTGGTAAAGTGGCTCCAGAGGAAACAGGAATGAACCAGTCCATGTCAGGTCAGACGAGGCTCGTGGGGGCTAGCCACTGTCCCGAAGGGGAGTGTCCCTGGCAG GTTCTGGTTCAGCTACACGGACAGAGTCACTGTGGTGGTGTTCTAATCAGCCCAGAGTGGGTTGTCACCGCGGCCCACTGTGTCCATGGACAACAAGCTCAGGACCTCACCGTGGTGGCCG GGGAGTACAACTTGGACGTGGAGGAAGGCACGGAACAGAGGATACTGGTTTCCTCGTTAACCGCCCATGAGGGCTATATCCCAGAGACCGGTGACAGTGATGTTGCCTTGCTGCACTTAAGTCGACCAATCACCTTGAACCGTCACGCCATCCCTGTCTGCCTTCCAACTAAAGACCTGGCCATGCGGGAGCTCTTGCCGATACGCTTCCACACTGTGTCCGGCTGGGGTAAGAGGACCAGCGGGGGCAACGAGGACCACGATGCCTTGCAAACTGTGAGGGTGTCCCCCATTCTACGCAGATTTTCTGTGCCCATCCACCCAAACTCCCTGTGTTCCCAGAGGTCCCGGTTCAACTTCACCGATAACATGCTGTGTGCCGGATACCTGGACGGCCACCAGCAGAGTTGTCATGGTGACGACGGGAGTCCGTTGGTTACAGTCTATGGCTCCACCCACTTCCTGACAGGGGTGGTGGGTTGGGGTAAGGGCTGCCCGCAACCAGGGTATTATGGGGTGTACAACAACATGGGCAAGTTTGTGGACTGGGTGAAGAACGCCATGGCGACAGCTGGCCAGAAGCCAACGGTGGAAGGAGCAGTTGGTGCTTTTGACATGTTAGGACAGAAAGTACTTCAATAA